The genomic stretch GGCGTGTTACCAGTATTGTTTACACAACAGTTGGTACCATTCCAACTCGCTAGGAAACCTGGTGTGCTAGATGAAATGGGGTTCACCTCAACTTGTTTTTTAAGTTGCGCAATTGTTTGATTGGCAGCGCCCATAAATATCGCATTGCTATCGTCACCATTAATCTGGAATGTATATACCCCAGATACTTTAGGAACAAAGTAACCAGTAATACGATATGAGTAGGTATCATCACAAGAGCCGCTAGGACACACATCAATTGTGGTGCTAACAACAGAAGTTGTATTACCAGGCGCCCCAGAAACTTCAGAAGCCTGAACGTTTTGCGCGGTAGTAAAAGCAGTTAAATTGTTACCAACATAGCCATCAAATTTCTCAAAAAGCAAGCCATCAGAAAAACCAGTCGCAGTAGTGATACTACCGTTAATGGTAATACCCCCTGATGCTGATGCCACCAAACTAGCTATAGGATAAATGCCTCCGATAGCACCATTGAAAATAATTGAGCCAGTACCGGCATTAACTACTAGAGCACGAGGTGTTGTGGAAGAATCACTGTTAATCGCACCCGTGAATGTAACAATGCCAGCGGTTGTGGTAAATGTTTCATCTGCCGTGACGGTTAATGCGCCATCAAATTTGATATTACCAGATGTGCTAGTAGTCGTGCTATTAAGCGTGATGCTAGCCGCTGTCACCGTAATATTGCTACTACTAGAGGCGAGAGTTCCTTTGCCCCACGTACCATCGATATTAATACCAGTGCCGCCCGTACCGGTTATCGTGATATCGCCGCTGGCCGCATAGAGATTGATTGGATTCGCTTGAATTGAGCGGTATGCCGTGGCAGAAGTTGCACCACTTAAACTAATGCCACCTGTGCCACTCGCAATAAAAGTTGCTATACCTTGATAACCGGCATATGCACCAGTTGACGTCGTTGCACCAGTTACGGAAATTGCGACGGTTGCGGAGCTAGCCGATTTTAGTGTTGGCGAAGCGCCGCCTCCACCATAAGTGAACTCAATCCCATGCCCCGTGCCAACAGCTTGACCATCTACCGTGATCGTGCCGGCACCCGCATCAATAATTTGTGTTGCGCCTGAACTGTTACCTGAAATCCAAGCAATTCCAGGCATGCCATTTGCCGACTTACCTTTAATAACGACATTACCGCCACCACTATAGAATGCGATGCTATTAGCCACAGTGGTATATGCGGCTAACTGAACACCCGCAGCAGCTGTGCTTCCCCAAGTCGCCGTATTGCCACTTGGGGAATAAGCGTAGCCATTTGGGAGCCCTGTCAGACTGTCTGTCGCGCTACCGCCAGCCAAGGTAATAGCGCCGCCACCTGTAGACTGGTTAGTTAACCCATTAGCACTATTAAAAGTTACGTTTTCACGTACGCGAATATAGCCATCATTATTTCCGTCTGAATCAGCCCAAAGAGTAATGTTACCGTTATTGGTTTTAAGAGTTGTAGTAGATCCTAATCCAACAGTAATTGATCCTGTTGCTTTGAGCAAAATACTTGCGCCTGAAGCAGTGCTAGTCAAACTGGCATCATTGAGATAAATATTTGTCCCAGTAAGGCTAATCGGACCAGCGACAGATATAGAAGAGCTCAATACAATATCAGCGTTTTGACTATATTTATAAGCATTCAATGTTGTGCCAGCTGCAGGCAAAACTAAATAGTTACCATAGTTATTTCCCAACACCGCCATCGCATTAGAGCTAGTGCTTGGGTAATAAAAAGTCATAGCGCTCGATGAAGCATAGCTCGAAAAATCAATACCAAAATTAGAGCCAGCTGATGCACAACCAGAATCACAAAGCGCTACAGCCACTGGGCTCAGACCAAGGACCACTTTATCTGAAGTGAGCTTTAGATAATTGGTATAGATATTGGTTGTTTGAGCTGATGTTGTATACCAACCAAGACTGATACCAGCACAGGCAATATTGCTAGTACAAGAAGCATTCGTATTTCGACCAATAATCTCTAGAGTTGGAGCCCTAAGCACGGAGCCATTCACAAATACACCTAAAGCATTAGTGCCTGTTGCTCCAGCATCAACATAGCTGGACTCCCCAGCCAATAATAGTTTTCCAGTTGCTGACGTTGCGCGAAGATCAATCGTTGCTGAACTTCCCCAGCTAAGTTGCATACCCACACCCGCTGAACTAATGCCAAATAAGGAAATATTTCTACCATAAACAATAGAACCAGAATACATAGTGATGCCCGCATAGCCGCCAGACCCAGTAGTATTTTTACCTGCCATAACAACATCGCCACCAACACGTACATCGACGGCAGAGGAACCAGCACCGGATGTACCTAAATTAATAGCCGCATAATTTGCAGCCGTAGTAGCAGTATTAGCTAATGCGTAACAATTACTACAAGCAGAATTCCAATTGGATGAAGTAATGGTGGCAACATCTTGCCCTCCCATGTAAAGAGAACCTGTGCCTGTTGATTTAGTGTAGGTCGAGTTATTTGAAGTATTAAGCCAAATTTTTACGCCACCACTAACCGAGATAGCTCCACTAGCTAGAATGGATAAATCGTAATTAGTGTTGGTAGTGATATTACCTGTAATAGAAATATTGCCACTGCCTGCAGATCCACCACAGCTAACTCCACTACACGCAGTTGAAGTTGTTGAAACAATGACGTTACTGCTTGCCAATGCAGTAACAATAGTTCCTGCAAAAGTTGAATCAATCGTGATGTCATTTGGATCGATGAGCCACATACCACCGCGACCGGCATTAATGCTAGCTAGTAGATTTAATGTATGGCCCGAAGTTTCAATAAAACCGCCATTGATTGCATTAGCAATATCTAACTGATTACTACTAATAGTAGTTTGTGCATCTAAATTAGCGGACAAAGAAAAAGGCAATGTGCCGTTCTTCGCATCATTGCCTATGAGAATGGTTCCGCCTTGACTCCAACCTTGTGCATTAATTGTGGATGCAACGAGTGTTGTGGAGTTAGCGCCAGAAATGCCAATGCTGCCGCCACGACCCGTTGAGCCGTTCGTCTGAATTAAGCTATTTTGAATGTTGATGTCGCCAGAGTAACTCGATAAGGTGATTTGACCACCATCGTTACCATTGGCTTGCAGAGTTGCATTTTGGATAAAGATTGTCTGGGTATCGGTAAAGGTAATTGTACCTCCACGACCAGTGCCACCATTTGCCTGAACGTAACCTTGAGAATTAATCTCGCCAGTCAAATTAGATGTTACCGTAACCTCACCACCATCAGTTAAGCCATTAGCTTCAATTCTGGATCCAGAGCTTAACGTAACCTTATTTGAGGTAACGACAACCCTGCCACCGTTACCTATTGTTAAGTCAACCGCTATCGCTCCATAAAGGTTAAATACCCCAGCTAAAATATTAACTAATGGATTAGAGCCTATCCCAGTTATAGAGCCAAAAATGTTAACTGGTCCCTGAGCTATCACTGTTACCTGATTGGCAGCAATGTTACTTCCGGCAGCTAAAGTTACCGCACTAGAGTTAACTAAAACATTTAACAAGGATCCTGGTGCAGCATTAATCGATCCATAGTTAAAGAAAGTGCCGTCCGCAAATAAGCTCAAAGTTGTCGGTGTTGCTCCGGACTTTAGAATTTCAACCCCGGAAGCAATCGTCAAGTTACCAGACCCATTTTGAGTGCAAGTTCCCCCTGAACAAACATTACCGACCACTTGCACGGTCACATTCGAATTCTGCAACGCTAATGAAATAACCGCTGCTGAAGCAGCATCAATAGTTAAGTCATTAGGATCTAATAACCAAGTACCAGCTTTGCCTGCAGGAGCTACAGTACTTACCTTCACATTAGGTGCAATAGCTAAACTCTCATGAGAACTAGTCTCAATCAAACCACCATTACCTACACTAGAACCACCTTGAGCACTCAAGCTACCAGCCACGGTGGTTGACTTGTTTGACATCACCACAATCTTGCCGCCATTACCGGCAGTTTTTGCATTCGCTTGAATATTGCTACTAGCACCTAATTTAATCACATCACCATTCACGGCAATCTGACCACCGTTCCCAGAAGCCCCATTTGCATTAGCTTCGAAGACGCCAGCATTCTTCACAGTACCCGCAATAATTTCAATACGGCCGCCATTGCTGACCATGGATGTCGTAGATACACGTCCAGAGTTTTTGATGACAGACGCCATCAATTGAGCAGCTGAGTTCGCCGCGATAAAGACCGCACCACCTGGCGCCTCAATCAAGCGGCGATTGACAATGAGCGATTTATAAACCGATGCATCAACCTTCACGCTCACGAATTGATTGCCATTGAAATTCAATGTCACAACGCTACCACTCGCTAAAGCTACAGCACCATTACCAGTGCCGCCTTGCGCTGTAATCACTCCCTCATTACGCACCTCTGGCGCCATTAAAGCCACGTAATCATTGGCTTTAATCTGGCCGCGATTGGTCACTTTGCCTTGAGCATTCACACCACCCTTCGCGGTGTAAGTTGTCTTACCCGCCATGAATTCTTCATTACTTTGATTCATGGTCGTAGCAACTACAGCACCCGCGTCAACCTGAGCTGTTTTACCAAAAGTAACACCGTTGGTATTAGCAAAAATCACCGTGCCATTTGCTTGAACAGCGCCATCAATCTGTGAAGCTGAAACCCCCGTCACACGGTTCAATGTCACCGAATTCGCATCAGGCTGTTGGTACACCACTTTCGCTTGTGCACCTACGTTGTAAGAGCTCCAATTTACAACAGCACGCTGGGAAGACTGGACCACATTAAGCGTATTGCCATTTTTCGTAATATTGGCGCTCCCCGCTACAACTTGACCACCAGTTGGCAAAGTAGCAGACGTGACATTTTGCGCAAATGCAGGCACCGCACTCAATGCTAAAAAAACACCTGAGATCGAAACAAGGATACTCCCTGAAACACTTTTAAAATATGGCTTGTCAGGCAGCGTGAGGAAATTTTTGATTGCACAAAACCCTTGGCTAAACAGCCAATTTTTTCTTGCTACAGAATTTGCAAAAAAATGGTTTTGATTCATGATCATTCACATAGTCCTCAGACCCAAAAAATCTGAGGGAATGGAATGATAAAAGAAAACCCTGGGAGGCGCAATAAATAAGGCTCCCAGAGGATTTTAGACACCCAAAAACTGACACTTCCTGACGCTTTATTCTCAATAATTATTTCTAAAAAATAATTCTAAAAATAAGCGCAAATGACCACTTTAAATCCGGGCATGAAAAAACCATGGTTATCCCCCATAAAAGCCAATTAACTAGACCAGTTAAAAATGAGCTCTTTTTAGATCAATTCAAAAATAAAAATAGCCAAAATAAAACCCCTCAACGGAGGGGTTTACATAGATAAAAGGTTAATATTTTTGAAACTTTACTTTTTCTATTTTTATCTTAACCTGAAATGGTTGTTAACATTAAAAATCATTATAAAAATTAGAATTTATAGATACCTTGTAACCAGAAATAGTTACCTGCGCGGCCATCACTATTTTGTTTTACGTAATCAGTACTGTTATATCGGTAAAGAGGGTTGCTACCAACTGGGATAGCATAAAAACCGTTTACCGTAATACTTTGCCAAGTATATTTAACTCCAATACCGTAACCGGCCAAACTATAGTTATTAGCTGCCTTAAAGTATTGTGCATTTACTTGTTGGTAAACACTTTCTGATTTGTACTGTTGGACCCAACCTTTATCATAAAAAGCGTAACCAACAATCCCTTCTGGTAACTGTTGTTGAACCTCTAGGTTTAACATAGCGCCTTCGTCACCAGAACCTTGAGAGGATGGATAAGCTCTAACCCCGTTAGGACCACCTAAAAAGAAACGCTCTACCGTATCCAAATTATTAGCTGCGCGTTGCCCCGATAAAGTAGCCGTTAAAACAGTTTGGTCTGTAACTAATTGTTGATTACGGCTAAGGGAAAAATTGAACTTACTGTAATTAGGGCTTGTGTATTGGCCATAATTATTAGTGGCTGTTGTATCCCATAATGGATTTGTCCACTTACCTTTTGTCATACTTAAAGAGGCTGTGGAAATGCCACCACCCATCCAAGCATCATAGTGATTGCCTGAAAAACCCAAAGTCCAAGTCTTGACGTTATAGTCACTATTAGTAACTCCTGAAGTCAGGCTATTCACATAAGACTTATGGTCGTAGGCTAAAGTCGCATTAGCATTGGTCGTTTGACTACGCAACAATGGATAAGACAAATTCAACCCACTGGTTTTTGAAGAACCTAGGCTACCGGTAAATTCATTAACGGTGTGATACTTCATATCACTAATGGATGCGCCTAAACGTAAGCCGCTCTCATGAATCGGGGCACTATAACTAGCTTGAGAATAATCAGTTCCCTTTGTTTTAAATCCATTCAAACTTAATTGATCGCCAATACCTAATGGATTATTTAAACTAAGATTGACCATGCCCTGTTCTTGGCCAGTAGAAGCACTACCGTAATTACTTACCGTGACACTACCAGATATAAGAGGCGTACTCGCAGCCTTCACATTTAAAGCAATCTCACCATCATTCTCACCAGGCGCTAATTCTGTAGTAACAGCCATGCCAGGCATTTCATTGATGACATAAATCGCTTCTTCAATATCTTTTGTTTGCACAAATTGTCCAATACGATTACGGTAAAGAATGTATTTGGCTACCATGTCTTTATCAAAACGCGTCTCACCTTCCGTTTCCACATTCACAGCGCCCAACTTGGCCTCTAATACCTTAATGAGTACAACACCATCTGACTCAATTTTTTGTGGCGGAATAAAAGCTTGCGCTAAAAATCCTTTTGACTGGTAGTACTGAGCAATAGCATCTGCTGCTTTATTTAACTCAGTCAAATTCAATGTCTTATTTAACCAAGGTTCAACAACAGCCAGTAAATCTGCTTCAGGTAATAAAGTCACGCCCTCTAATCGGAATCGCTTGACATGTACAGTCACATCCGATGTTTCAGGAGCAGACAACTCTTGAGAACGTTTTTCTGGACCTGGCAACGGTAGTGCAGGCTGAGGAAGTTCACGCTCAATCCCTCGTTGAATAGAACCTGCTGTTGGATCATTCGGTTGAGCAGATCGCTCTGGCGCTGGAGTGACAGCCCAAACACCAGACATACTTAGGCCTACACATACAACAATAAAATTTCTAATAAACATAGTCGACTTCATAACAAAATAACCTTTATGACTGATTCTGTGAGGTGGTATCAGAAGCAATTTCAACAGCGGCAGTCGCAGTGGTAGCTACAGGCACTGATTCTTGTGGAGATCCCGCATCTATCTGCTGCAATGACAAAGTTAATTCCGGCAAGGTTTTCACACCTAATTTAGCTGTCATACGAGACTTATGAACCTTCACACTTGCTTCAGAGATCTGTAGCTCATCGGCGATCTCTTTATTCTTTTTTCCAGAAACTACCAAACGTAAGACCTCTAACTCTTTGGCTGTTAAATGAGAATCTTGTACAGAATCTGCTGAATTTTTATTTGCGTCAGCCGATACCGCATCTTTTTTTCGTTTAGATGAAACGCTTTGGTTTGCTATCCCAGAGGTTTTATTATTTTTTGTTGTGGCTGATAGATTTAACTTCAATACACCAGCAAATGTTTCTTGTTTTTTGATAGCCACATCAATTACCCACAACATTGGTAATGCCAATTGAATAACAAAAGAAATTAAAGCTACCGTACTCGGAACCAAGGTTTCTGGATGAACATAATCTTGACCGATACCTGCCAAAGCTCCTATTGCCAACACACCATAGATAGCACATTCTAAGCAAAGGATATACGTCATCAATAGCATCGGTGACAATTGAAGATCTTGACGTTGATCCCATAAATACTTAGCTGTTAATCCAGAAGCAACTCCCAAAGGCAACAAAACAATCGTTTCCAAACTACCTAGTGGCGCACCTAAAGAATGGCACCAGCTAAATAAAATACCCACAAAAACAATTGTTCCAAGCCCCAAACCTAAAAAGCGTTTGGTTAAGGCTGCACCCAACGATAAAGACATTGCAACAAAACGTGCTAAATAAGCTCCCAACACAAAAAGAACTGAAAGCACATAAAAATCAGCAACCTCACCAACTAAGCCACTAGCTAAAAGCAAAAACCCTAAGCCCATAAGTAGCTGATAGCCTAACCATGCCGCTTGCTCGCGAGATACTTTTCGACCTAATAAAAGAAAGTAGATAAGAGCTTGGCCCAAACTGGCCAACCCGGTTAAGTAAAGCACTGTTAATGTGTGAATGCCAAGCATCGCTAACCTCTTTATGAAATCTTAACCCAACAATTTTAACATCTTATAGTATTGATTTTTATGAATTTTATATAAAATAGCCTAACTTAATTACACAAAACTCTTATGAAACTTCCCGCATCTTTTATAAAGTCCGCACTCTTAACCACTAGTCTTTTTTTATGTAGCCAACTAGCCCTAGCTCAAACTGGCCAGACCAACCCAAAAGACAATGAAGCGACTAGCGAAACAACTAGTCAAGTACCCGCAGTTAACTTGTTACTCCATGGCATCGTTTTAGATAAGGATTTATTTGAATTTCGCTTACAAAACGCATTGCAAAATGGTCAAACAGACAGCACTGAATTACGTATAGCGATTCGAGATGAGTTGTATAACCGCGCCCTCCTAATGGAGCAGGCTAAAAATGCTGGCTTTACTAAAAATAAAAGCGTCAAATTACTCGCGCAAGAAACACAAGAAAATGTCTATATTGACCTTGTATTCCAGGAGTATTTGAAGAGCCATGCCGTAACAGACCGCTTATTAAAAGCAGAATATGATCGTCTAGTTAAAGAATTAAGTCCTCAAGGAGTTTTGGTCGAATACCACTTGGCAACAATCGCCGTCGCCGATGAAAAACTCGCCCAAGAAATTCTTGATAGAACTAAAACTGTCAGCTTTTCTCAACTAGCCACAGAATATTCTATAGATGCTTCTGCTAGCAATGGTGGCGATTTAGGCTGGGTGAATGTTGTCCAACTATCTCCTGCTTTAAAAGCGGCGTTACCGCACAAGAACCAACCTCACATCATTAAAAACCCCATACAAATTGGTAGAAACTGGCACATCATTAAGTTTTTTGAGCGCCGTGAAGGTAAACCTTCTAGCTTTGCCGAAAGCAAAGAGCGCCTAAAGCCAGCAGTTATCCAAAAGCTGCGCCAGGAACACATTGAGGAGCTGCGTCAAGCAAGAATCCAAGTGCGTGGAGAAAAATAAACTAACTTCCTGGAGTTGCAAAAGTACTATCCGTTAACACGTTAGCGCAATAACGATATCTCTCATTTCTTCTTGGTACTGTTACCGGATAGGGTTACAAAAGATAGTTTAGTAACGCCATTAGATTGCGCCAAAGCCATGATCTCTGCAATACGACCATACTCAGCCTTCTTATCCGCATGGATTTGTAACTGATAAGTCTTGTCAGAAGATTTTTTCTTAAACTCTTCCATCAACTCCTTATCAGTTATCGGACTATCTTGATAAACCAAAGACCCATCAGATAAAACAACCAACTGTACATTTTTGACGGGATCTTTTTGCGTCACGGCAGCAGTTTTAGGC from Polynucleobacter sp. MWH-Spelu-300-X4 encodes the following:
- a CDS encoding ShlB/FhaC/HecB family hemolysin secretion/activation protein — its product is MFIRNFIVVCVGLSMSGVWAVTPAPERSAQPNDPTAGSIQRGIERELPQPALPLPGPEKRSQELSAPETSDVTVHVKRFRLEGVTLLPEADLLAVVEPWLNKTLNLTELNKAADAIAQYYQSKGFLAQAFIPPQKIESDGVVLIKVLEAKLGAVNVETEGETRFDKDMVAKYILYRNRIGQFVQTKDIEEAIYVINEMPGMAVTTELAPGENDGEIALNVKAASTPLISGSVTVSNYGSASTGQEQGMVNLSLNNPLGIGDQLSLNGFKTKGTDYSQASYSAPIHESGLRLGASISDMKYHTVNEFTGSLGSSKTSGLNLSYPLLRSQTTNANATLAYDHKSYVNSLTSGVTNSDYNVKTWTLGFSGNHYDAWMGGGISTASLSMTKGKWTNPLWDTTATNNYGQYTSPNYSKFNFSLSRNQQLVTDQTVLTATLSGQRAANNLDTVERFFLGGPNGVRAYPSSQGSGDEGAMLNLEVQQQLPEGIVGYAFYDKGWVQQYKSESVYQQVNAQYFKAANNYSLAGYGIGVKYTWQSITVNGFYAIPVGSNPLYRYNSTDYVKQNSDGRAGNYFWLQGIYKF
- a CDS encoding LuxR C-terminal-related transcriptional regulator encodes the protein MLGIHTLTVLYLTGLASLGQALIYFLLLGRKVSREQAAWLGYQLLMGLGFLLLASGLVGEVADFYVLSVLFVLGAYLARFVAMSLSLGAALTKRFLGLGLGTIVFVGILFSWCHSLGAPLGSLETIVLLPLGVASGLTAKYLWDQRQDLQLSPMLLMTYILCLECAIYGVLAIGALAGIGQDYVHPETLVPSTVALISFVIQLALPMLWVIDVAIKKQETFAGVLKLNLSATTKNNKTSGIANQSVSSKRKKDAVSADANKNSADSVQDSHLTAKELEVLRLVVSGKKNKEIADELQISEASVKVHKSRMTAKLGVKTLPELTLSLQQIDAGSPQESVPVATTATAAVEIASDTTSQNQS
- a CDS encoding peptidylprolyl isomerase translates to MKLPASFIKSALLTTSLFLCSQLALAQTGQTNPKDNEATSETTSQVPAVNLLLHGIVLDKDLFEFRLQNALQNGQTDSTELRIAIRDELYNRALLMEQAKNAGFTKNKSVKLLAQETQENVYIDLVFQEYLKSHAVTDRLLKAEYDRLVKELSPQGVLVEYHLATIAVADEKLAQEILDRTKTVSFSQLATEYSIDASASNGGDLGWVNVVQLSPALKAALPHKNQPHIIKNPIQIGRNWHIIKFFERREGKPSSFAESKERLKPAVIQKLRQEHIEELRQARIQVRGEK
- a CDS encoding biopolymer transporter ExbD — its product is MQSKSGADDGLMADLNVTPLVDVMLVLLVIFILISPLMVPQSMKVNLPKTAAVTQKDPVKNVQLVVLSDGSLVYQDSPITDKELMEEFKKKSSDKTYQLQIHADKKAEYGRIAEIMALAQSNGVTKLSFVTLSGNSTKKK